DNA from Paratractidigestivibacter faecalis:
AATGGCTAAGAAGTTCATTGTCGGTGTTACCGCATGCCAGATTGGCATTGCCCACACGTTCATGGCTGCCGAGTCCCTGACCAAGGCCATCGAGGCCCGTGGTTGCGAGGCCAAGATCGAGACCCAGGGTGCTACCGGTGCCGAGAACGTCATCACCGATGAGGACCTCGCTCGTGCCGACGCCGCCATCATTGCGGCTGACGTCAAGATCAAGCAGGGGGAGCGCTTTGAGCCCATCCCCACCCTGAGCTGCAAGACGAACGAGGTTATGACGCTTGAGACCGCTCTGTCGGTCGTTGATGAGGTACTGGAGGCGATTGGTTAATGGCTGAGATTCAGCGCAAGAACGCCAAGAAGAAGAGCGCCGGCCGTCAGGCATGGGACGCCGTTCTTACTGGCATTTCCTACATGATTCCGTTTATCGTCGGCGGTGGCGTGCTCTGGGGCATCGCCAAGGCCATGGGCGGCTACAACATCGCCGCTGACATGAAGGCCCTGGTTGCCGACGGCGGCAGCTACAAGGACTACACGCTCGCCATGGTGATCTACTCCATCGGCTCCGCCATCTTCGACGTCTGCGTGCCGGTCATCGGCGCCTACACCGCCTATGCCCTCTCCGACAAGCCCGGCCTGGCTCCTGGCTTCGCCGTCGGTGTTATCTCCAACACCATCAAGGCTGGCTTCCTCGGCGCCGTCGTCGGCGGCATCATCGCCGGCTACATCGTGAACTTCCTCAAGGACTGCTCCAAGAAGGTTCCCTCCTCCGTCCAGTCCGTGTTCCCGATCCTGATCATCCCGGTCGTCGGCACCGCTGTGACCTCCCTGCTCATGTGGTACGTCATCGGCGTGCCCATCGGCTGGTTCATGACTGCCATCACCTCCCTGCTGACCAACCTGCAGGGTGTCGGTGGCGCTGTCTTCGGCGCTGCCATCGGCATCGGCATGTCCACCGACCAGGGTGGCCCGATCTCCAAGGCCGTCGCCCTCGTTGCCAACGGCCTCAACGCCGACGGCATCCTCGGGCCCGCTGCCTGCAAGATGTGCGGCGGAATGCAGAACCCGCTCGGCGTCTGCTTCGCCCAGATCATCGACCGCTTCACCGGCAAGAAGAAGTTCACCGAGAAGGAGCGCTCCACCACTGTCTCCGGCCTCGTGCTTGCCTGCTGCTACATCCAGGAGTACGTCATCCCGTTCCTGGTGCAGGACACCTGGCGCTGCATCATCCCCTGCATGATTGGTGGTGCCATCTCCGGTGGCCTCTGCGGCTACTTCGCTCTTGAGTCCGCGGCTGTCCACGGTGGCGTCTTCGTCATCCCGATGATGAGCAACCCGCTCCAGTTCGTTCTGTTCTGGTTCGCCGGCGCTGCCGTCAACGGCATCCTGTACTTCCTGCTCCGCAAGCCCGTCGCGGCTGAGGGCGACATGGCTGGCAACGGCGTTCTCGACCAGCTCCTCGGCTAAGTCCGAACCTGTACTGCCTGGGCGGGGAGACCTCACGGTGCGTCTCCCCGCCCTTCTGATTGACCCGCACCGCAAAACGCTCGAGCGAGGCATGGCACGTACTTCTCGCCTGCAGGGCTTTACTGACAGGCGACGCACCACAAGCAAGACCCGCACCACCGGCACCACCCAATTTTGAAATCAACCGCTTCTGCTGGCCCCAAGCTCTTTTGCCGGGGAGTCAGGCAACCAAGGAAGGACTCACTCATGTACGTCTCCATGAAGGAAATGCTCCAGCACGCAAGCGTCAACAACTACGCCGTTCCCGCCCCAAACTGCCCCAGCTACGCCCTGGTCAAGGCTGCCTGCATGGCCGCCGCCGAGAAGAAGTCCGCCGTCATCCTGGACGTCTCTCCTCGCCAGATGCGCATGAACGCCACCCCCGAGGTCTGGGCCCCCATGGTTAAGGCCATCGCCGAGCCGCTCAACGTCCCCGTGGCCCTGAACCTCGACCACGGCGGCGAGTTCGAGGACATCTGCCGCTGCATCAAGGCCGGGTTCTCCTCCGTCATGTGCGACGCCTCCGCGCTGCCCTTTGAGGAGAACATCCGCCGCGTCCAGCAGGTCGTGACCTTCGCCCACGCCCACGGCGTCTCCGTCGAGGCCGAGCTCGGCCACGTCGGCCAGGCCGCTGAAGGCGACGGCCGCTCCGACGACATGTACACCAAGGTCGACATGGCCGTCGAGTTCGTCGAGCGCACCGGCTGCGACATGCTCGCCGTCGCCATCGGTACCGCCCACGGCAAGTACCCTGCCGACTACGTTCCCACCCTCGACTTCGATCGTCTGGCCGAGATTAAGAAGGCCCTCGGCGAGAAGTACCCGCTGGTCCTTCACGGTGGCTCCGGCGCTGGTGACGAGAACTTCAAGAAGGCTGTCGCTGGCGGCATCAACAAGGTGAACCTCTGGACCGACTACGGCCGCACCTACGTCAATGCCATGCGCGACTTCCTGGCCGAGAACGAGAGCCCGGACTACATCTTCGTCACCACCGACGCCGAGGAGAAGGCCGCCAAGTGGCTCGAGCGCTACATGGATCTCTTCGGTTCCTCCAACCGCTACCAGTTCTCCGATGACAAGATGGTGGAGACGGACTAGTCGGCATGGGCAGCTTCCTCTTTGCATGTGACTCGTTCAAGGGCACGCTCTCCTCGGCTCGCTCCTCGGAGCTTCTCGCCGAGGAGGCGCGTGCCTTCTTTCCCGAGGCCGACTTCAGGAGCCTCGAGGTGGCCGACGGCGGCGAGGGCACGGTGGACGCCATCGTGGCCTCGCTCGGCGGTCAGCGCGTGAGCCTTTTGGCGGCAGACCCCCTGGGCCGCCCGGTCGAGGCCACCTATGGCATGCTGCCGGGGGAGCGCGCCGTCATCGAGATGGCGGCCGCCTCTGGCCTGCCCATCCTCTCGCCTGGCGAGCGCGACCCTCGCAAGACCAGCACCTTCGGCACCGGCCAGATGATTCTGGACGCCCTGGACCGCGGCGCCCGCGACATCTCGCTTGCCATCGGCGGCTCCGCCACCAACGACTGCGGCATGGGCGCCATGCGCGCGTTGGGCGTCCGCTTCCTCGACGCCTCTGGCGCCGAGCTCATGGGCGCCGGCGCCGACCTGGGCCTGGTTGCCAAGGTCGACCTCTCCGGCATGGACCCGCGCGTGTCCCAGACCTCCTTCCACGTCATGTGCGACGTGGACAACCCGCTCGTGGGGCCCCGCGGCGCCACACGCACCTTCGGCCCCCAGAAGGGTGCCGATGCCGCAATGGTGGAGGAGCTCGAGGCCGGCATGGCGAGCCTCGCCGCCGTCCTCGAGGACGTCTTCGGCACCTCCGTGGCAGACGAGCCCGGCATGGGCGCCGCCGGCGGCCTGGGCGCCGCTGCCCGCCTCTTCCTCGATGCCGAGGTCGTGGGCGGCGTGGACTGGGTGCTTGACCTCGTCGGTTTTGACGAGGTGCTTTCCGGTTGCAGCCTGTGCGTCACGGGCGAGGGCCACGCCGACGGGCAGTCCGCCCACGGCAAGGTG
Protein-coding regions in this window:
- a CDS encoding PTS fructose transporter subunit IIB, with product MAKKFIVGVTACQIGIAHTFMAAESLTKAIEARGCEAKIETQGATGAENVITDEDLARADAAIIAADVKIKQGERFEPIPTLSCKTNEVMTLETALSVVDEVLEAIG
- a CDS encoding PTS fructose transporter subunit IIC translates to MAEIQRKNAKKKSAGRQAWDAVLTGISYMIPFIVGGGVLWGIAKAMGGYNIAADMKALVADGGSYKDYTLAMVIYSIGSAIFDVCVPVIGAYTAYALSDKPGLAPGFAVGVISNTIKAGFLGAVVGGIIAGYIVNFLKDCSKKVPSSVQSVFPILIIPVVGTAVTSLLMWYVIGVPIGWFMTAITSLLTNLQGVGGAVFGAAIGIGMSTDQGGPISKAVALVANGLNADGILGPAACKMCGGMQNPLGVCFAQIIDRFTGKKKFTEKERSTTVSGLVLACCYIQEYVIPFLVQDTWRCIIPCMIGGAISGGLCGYFALESAAVHGGVFVIPMMSNPLQFVLFWFAGAAVNGILYFLLRKPVAAEGDMAGNGVLDQLLG
- a CDS encoding glycerate kinase family protein is translated as MGSFLFACDSFKGTLSSARSSELLAEEARAFFPEADFRSLEVADGGEGTVDAIVASLGGQRVSLLAADPLGRPVEATYGMLPGERAVIEMAAASGLPILSPGERDPRKTSTFGTGQMILDALDRGARDISLAIGGSATNDCGMGAMRALGVRFLDASGAELMGAGADLGLVAKVDLSGMDPRVSQTSFHVMCDVDNPLVGPRGATRTFGPQKGADAAMVEELEAGMASLAAVLEDVFGTSVADEPGMGAAGGLGAAARLFLDAEVVGGVDWVLDLVGFDEVLSGCSLCVTGEGHADGQSAHGKVVSGVAARCRRAGVPCVAIVGGMNADACELLDCGVDALVPTVIDAASIEEVLANAERNFRLAAQRVFSLVSLGRKMGENQ
- a CDS encoding class II fructose-bisphosphate aldolase, which encodes MYVSMKEMLQHASVNNYAVPAPNCPSYALVKAACMAAAEKKSAVILDVSPRQMRMNATPEVWAPMVKAIAEPLNVPVALNLDHGGEFEDICRCIKAGFSSVMCDASALPFEENIRRVQQVVTFAHAHGVSVEAELGHVGQAAEGDGRSDDMYTKVDMAVEFVERTGCDMLAVAIGTAHGKYPADYVPTLDFDRLAEIKKALGEKYPLVLHGGSGAGDENFKKAVAGGINKVNLWTDYGRTYVNAMRDFLAENESPDYIFVTTDAEEKAAKWLERYMDLFGSSNRYQFSDDKMVETD